From the Periophthalmus magnuspinnatus isolate fPerMag1 chromosome 1, fPerMag1.2.pri, whole genome shotgun sequence genome, one window contains:
- the abcc6a gene encoding multidrug resistance-associated protein 1 — protein MDAFCRLSGLDPLWDWNRTWYTANPDLTQCFQNTVLVWVPCFYLWLLAPFYCLHLYCHDSGRIRMSGLCTAKMVLGFLLASFGFVEFFYILLERSQEIQQHMVFLLSPIIRSMTVILALCIIQLERIRGCRSSVFLFLFWVLAVVCSLVPLRAKIQLALDEGIASDIVRYLAFFSYFTIQLAELFLCCFADQPPEGKNILEKNPCPVKDASFLSKILFWWFTGLVVKGYRTPLAAEDLWTLREEDTSQKIISELQQEWTAECAKLQRQEKALASGVALGSRLPDQAQLLRKLQKEQSSGFFLLRTLARKFGSYFLTGTLCIIFHDAFMFAIPQVLSLLLSFMKDEDAPLWKGYFYATLMFLLSCLQSLFNHQYMYTCFTVGMRVKTAVMGLVYRKSLVINSSARRTCTVGEIVNLVSADTQKLMDFVVYFNAVWLAPIEIALCLFFLWQHLGPSALAGIATVILIFPLNGFIAKKRSKLQEVQMKFMDGRIRLMNEILNGIKILKFYAWEKAFLEQVLGYREKELKALKKSQILYSISIASFNSSSFLIAFAMFGVYVTIDARNVLDAQKVFVSMALINILKTPLSQLPFAISTSMQAMVSLRRLGKYLCSEELKPDNVSKASLTSDAEQVVIENGTFSWSAEGQPCLKRINVRVPRGSLVAVVGNVGSGKSSLLSAMLGETEKRNGSVTVKGSVAYVPQQAWIQNATVQDNITFGREKLKTWYNRVLEACALLPDLDILPAGDATEIGEKGLNLSGGQKQRVSLARAVYRKADVYLLDDPLSAVDAHVGQHIFDKVIGPKGVLRDKTRVLVTHGMSFLPQADLILVLVDGEITESGSYQELLSRNGAFAEFIRTFATNTERKESVMQRAGSRRSNARLSMIDFMPFSRDLSQEQLIGGDTTNTNLQNMEPVSEIDQEQIPEDLGKLTEADKAFTGRVKLEMYKKYFKTIGLALIIPIVFLYAFQQGASLAYNYWLSMWADDPVVNGTQIDTDLKLTVFGALGFAQGIAIFGTTVAISICGIIASRHLHTDLLINVLRSPMSFFESTPSGNLLNRFAKEIDAIDCMVPEGLKMMLSYVFKLMEVCIIVLMATPFAAVIILPLSFLYACVQSFYVATSCQLRRLEAVSRSPIYTHFNETVQGASVIRAFGEQPRFILQANERVDFNQTSYFPRFVATRWLAVNLEFVGNGVVLAASILSVMGKSTLSPGIVGLAVSHSLQVTGILSWIVRSWTDVENNIVSVERVNEYADTAKEASWTIEGSSLPLAWPQKGTIEFQDYGLQYRKGLELALKGITLNVQEREKVGIVGRTGAGKSSLALGIFRILEAAKGKIFVDGVNIADIGLHDLRSRITIIPQDPVLFSGSLRMNLDPFDTYSDEEMWSALELAHLKNFVSNLPDKLNYECSEGGENLSLGQRQLVCLARALLRKTKILVLDEATAAVDLETDTLIQSTIRTQFEDCTVLTIAHRLNTIMDYTRVIVMDRGHISEMDSPANLIAQRGQFYRMCREAGLV, from the exons ATGGATGCCTTTTGCAGACTCAGTGGCCTGGACCCTTTGTGG GACTGGAACCGGACCTGGTACACAGCAAACCCAGACCTGACGCAGTGCTTTCAAAACACAGTGCTGGTGTGGGTGCCCTGTTTCTACCTCTGGCTCCTGGCACCTTTCTACTGCCTTCACCTCTACTGCCATGACAGCGGACGCATTAGGATGTCGGGCCTCTGCACAGCCAAGATG GTTTTGGGGTTTTTGCTGGCTTCCTTTGGTTTTGTGGAGTTCTTCTACATCCTGTTGGAGAGGAGCCAGGAGATCCAGCAGCACATGGTCTTTCTGCTCAGCCCCATCATTCGCAGCATGACAGTT ATTTTGGCCTTGTGCATCATCCAGCTGGAGCGGATTCGGGGCTGTCGCTCCTCCgtgtttctcttcctcttctgggTCTTGGCAGTCGTCTGTTCCCTTGTGCCTCTCAGAGCTAAGATCCAATTGGCTTTGGATGAG GGGATTGCCTCAGATATTGTGAGATACCTTGCTTTCTTCTCCTATTTCACAATCCAACTGGCTGAGTTGTTCTTGTGCTGTTTCGCTGACCAGCCTCCGGAGGGAAAAAACATTTTGGAAAAG AATCCTTGTCCCGTGAAGGATGCCTCCTTCCTGTCAAAGATCCTCTTCTGGTGGTTCACAGG GCTCGTGGTGAAAGGATACAGAACTCCTCTGGCGGCTGAAGACTTGTGGACTCTCAGAGAAGAGGATACGTCACAGAAGATCATCTCAGAGCTGCAGCAGGAGTGGACCGCCGAGTGCGCCAAACTGCAGAG ACAGGAGAAGGCCTTGGCGTCTGGTGTGGCGCTGGGTAGCCGTTTGCCCGACCAAGCTCAGTTGCTACGGAAGCTGCAGAAGGAGCAGAGTTCAGGCTTCTTTCTGCTCAGGACCCTCGCAAGAAAGTTTGGTTCATATTTTCTCACGGGGACCCTGTGTATCATCTTCCACGACGCCTTCATGTTCGCCATTCCACAGGTGCTGAG TCTCCTTCTGAGTTTTATGAAAGACGAGGACGCTCCCCTGTGGAAAGGCTACTTCTACGCCACTCTGATGTTCCTGCTCTCCTGTCTCCAGTCTCTGTTCAACCACCAATACATGTACACATGCTTCACTGTGGGAATGAGAGTCAAGACCGCCGTTATGGGCCTGGTATACAGAAAG TCTCTGGTGATAAATAGCTCTGCCAGGAGGACGTGCACTGTGGGCGAAATCGTCAATCTGGTTTCAGCCGACACTCAGAAACTCATGGACTTTGTGGTCTATTTCAATGCAGTTTGGCTGGCTCCTATTGAAATTGCTCTttgtctcttcttcctctggcAG CATCTGGGACCATCAGCCTTGGCAGGAATAGCCACTGTCATCCTTATCTTTCCACTAAATGGCTTCATTGCAAAGAAGAGGAGTAAGCTGCAG GAGGTCCAAATGAAGTTTATGGATGGCCGCATCAGACTGATGAATGAGATTTTAAATGGAATAAAAATCTTGAAGTTTTATGCTTGGGAGAAGGCTTTCCTTGAACAAGTTTTGGGCTATAGAGAAAAGGAGCTCAAAGCTTTGAAGAAGTCGCAGATCCTTTATTCAATTTCCATCGCCTCTTTTAACTCCTCATCTTTCCTG ATTGCCTTTGCCATGTTTGGTGTCTATGTGACAATTGATGCCAGAAATGTCCTGGATGCACAGAAAGTGTTTGTGTCCATGGCTCTCATCAACATCCTGAAGACACCACTGAGCCAGCTGCCCTTTGCCATAAGCACATCCATGCAA GCCATGGTCTCCTTGCGCCGCCTGGGAAAGTACCTGTGTTCAGAAGAGCTCAAACCGGACAATGTCTCAAAGGCTTCATTGACTTCTG ATGCAGAGCAAGTCGTCATAGAAAATGGTACCTTTAGTTGGTCTGCAGAGGGTCAACCATGTCTGAAAAG GATAAACGTTCGTGTCCCGCGTGGCTCTCTTGTTGCCGTAGTGGGAAATGTGGGCAGTGGAAAGTCATCTTTGTTGTCAGCCATGCTCGGTGAAACAGAGAAGAGAAATGGTAGTGTCACTGTAAAG GGCTCAGTGGCCTATGTACCACAGCAGGCTTGGATCCAGAATGCCACAGTCCAGGACAACATCACATTTGGACGAGAGAAACTGAAAACATGGTACAACCGAGTGCTGGAAGCTTGTGCCCTGCTGCCCGACCTCGACATACTGCCCGCCGGAGACGCCACTGAGATCGGAGAGAAG ggacTGAATCTTTCGGGCGGTCAAAAGCAGCGTGTTAGCCTGGCCAGAGCCGTTTATAGAAAGGCTGATGTCTACCTCCTAGATGACCCTCTGTCTGCTGTTGACGCACACGTgggacaacacatttttgatAAGGTCATTGGGCCCAAAGGAGTTCTCCGAGACAAG ACCCGTGTTCTAGTGACCCATGGGATGAGCTTCCTGCCGCAGGCCGACCTCATTCTGGTCCTGGTCGACGGAGAGATCACGGAGAGCGGGTCGTACCAGGAGCTCCTCAGCCGCAACGGGGCCTTCGCCGAATTCATTCGCACCTTTGCCACCAacacagagaggaaagaaagtgtCATGCAAAGAG CTGGTTCCAGGAGATCTAATGCACGACTCAGCATGATTGATTTTATGCCGTTTTCGAGAGACctgtcacaagagcagctcattGG GGGAGACACCACTAATACAAACCTGCAGAATATGGAGCCTGTGTCGGAAATTGATCAGGAGCAGATACCAGAAGATCTTGGAAAACTAACAGAGGCCGACAAGGCCTTCACCGGACGG GTGAAATTGGAAATGTATAAGAAGTACTTCAAGACCATTGGACTGGCTCTCATCATCCCTATAGTATTCTTGTATGCCTTCCAACAAGGAGCCTCCTTGGCCTATAACTATTGGCTCAGTATGTGGGCGGACGACCCTGTTGTGAATGGCACTCAGATCGACACAGACCTGAAGCTGACTGTTTTTGGAGCACTTGGCTTTGCACAAG GAATTGCCATTTTTGGTACAACTGTGGCTATCTCCATCTGTGGTATCATTGCCTCTCGTCATCTGCACACGGACCTCCTCATAAACGTGCTGCGCTCCCCCATGTCCTTCTTCGAGAGCACGCCCAGTGGAAACCTCCTCAACCGTTTCGCCAAAGAGATTGATGCCATCGACTGCATGGTCCCAGAGGGTCTGAAGATGATGCTGAGCTATGTGTTCAAACTCATGGAGGTCTGCATCATTGTGCTGATGGCCACACCCTTTGCTGCAGTCATCATTCTGCCACTGTCTTTCCTCTACGCATGTGTCCAG AGCTTCTACGTTGCCACATCCTGTCAGCTGCGGCGGCTGGAGGCCGTGAGCCGATCTCCCATCTACACTCACTTCAATGAGACAGTGCAAGGTGCCAGTGTGATCCGCGCATTTGGGGAACAGCCACGCTTTATTCTGCAGGCCAACGAGAGAGTGGACTTCAATCAGACCTCCTACTTTCCAAGATTTGTAGCCACCCG GTGGCTGGCAGTCAATCTGGAGTTTGTTGGAAATGGTGTGGTCTTAGCTGCTTCTATACTCTCTGTAATGGGAAAAAGTACCTTAAGTCCAGGCATTGTTGGGTTGGCAGTCTCACACTCCCTCCAG GTGACGGGTATCTTGAGTTGGATCGTGAGGTCTTGGACGGATGTGGAAAACAACATAGTTTCAGTGGAGAGAGTCAATGAGTACGCTGATACTGCCAAGGAG GCAAGTTGGACTATTGAGGGCAGCTCTTTGCCACTGGCTTGGCCCCAAAAAGGCACGATTGAATTCCAGGATTATGGGCTGCAGTACCGGAAAGGCTTGGAGTTGGCTCTGAAAGGAATCACTCTAAATGtccaagaaagagaaaag GTTGGGATTGTGGgcaggactggagcagggaAGTCCTCACTTGCCCTGGGAATATTTCGGATTTTAGAAGCTGCAAAAGGAAAGATCTTTGTGGATGGAGTCAACATTGCTGACATTGGACTGCATGACCTCCGCTCACGCATTACCATCATTCCTCAG GACCCTGTGCTTTTTTCTGGATCTCTGCGCATGAACCTTGACCCCTTTGATACCTACTCTGATGAGGAAATGTGGAGTGCTCTAGAGCTGGCTCACCTGAAGAATTTTGTCTCCAATCTGCCGGACAAACTCAACTACGAATGctcagagggaggagaaaaccTCAG TCTGGGGCAGCGGCAGCTCGTGTGCCTGGCTCGGGCCTTACTGAGGAAGACCAAAATCTTGGTTTTGGACGAAGCGACTGCAGCTGTGGACCTGGAGACCGACACGCTCATCCAGTCGACCATCCGCACTCAGTTTGAGGACTGCACTGTGCTGACCATCGCGCATCGCCTCAACACTATTATGGACTACACCAG AGTGATTGTAATGGACAGAGGCCACATCTCAGAAATGGACTCCCCTGCCAACCTCATTgcacagagaggacagttttACCGAATGTGCAGAGAAGCTGGTCTGGTATAG